GAAATTATCACAGGGAACAATATGGAGGTTGTGGAGATCGGAGGTGGGGAGGTGGAAGATGTCATGACTGCAGAGAAAATGGCTGAGGTTGCCATAAGGGTGCTTTGTGCTGGGATGTCAGTTGCCATGAGCTCACTAAGTGAGTTTTCTAATGGTTCTGCCAAGGCCTATGCTGAGCTCATCAACCAATGGGAGACCGCCCAGTGGCCACCTCAAAATCTACAAGGCAGGGTTGGAGTGTAGTAGTATTTTTTGGGgggtgtaaaaaaatttaacttatTTACAGAAGGTAGTAGGTGATGAGTTTTTAGCCAGCAGCACCTTTTTTATTTAACTAAAGAGGGGGTAGTAGCTtagaatttttttcttctttttcttttcaggGGGTGGGGGCGTTGTTTTTTGGCTGATGATAATGATAATCGGCAAATAGAATAGGGGATTAGAAGACATTGAAAGTACAACTGTATGATGTTGGAAAATGTTGTAAACAGAAAAAGAGAACAAATTTTCGTAATTGTTTCAATATGCAACTTAACTAACGAGAACAGAGCAAAAATTTAACCTCGTTTGTTCAGTCAAATTGATCAAAATCAGAGAAAGCAATAGGAATGAACATTCAAACATTCTCGTTGCCTCCCTCTAAAAGTTTCATATTCCTACTCAGCCCAAAGTACAATCCGCAAAGAAGTTCTCTGTATATCGTTTTTGCAATAAATATCTCTTCTAAACcaccaaaaaaaaagtaacttttatCTATTGTGCAAAAATTTTTGCTCCATGAGGATTTATTCTCCAAAATCTTCATTTGGGTTACAAAAAATTGAAAGCACAGACACAAATAACATTCATCAGGTGGTAACCTTGGATGAATTAAAGATATGAAGGTATTTTAAATGTTAAATGAGCTGGTCAGATTGTAGATTGTCTCAGTCGTAGCCTTCATCATCGTCATCAAGATCAACTTCAACATCATCCGGTCTTCCCATAAGTGTAAGGAAAAGTAAAACTGCAACCAGTTGTGTTGCCAGGAAGTACTTGGCTCTTCTTTTAAAAGTCTTTTCTTCCtttgttttttcctttttcggtttgcttttgggcttggAACCTAAAATGAATTAGAACATTATGAATAAAGATAACAATCACcaccttacaaaaaaaaaataatataaaaaaatgacaatCACCAAAATGAATTATCAATAGGAAATTATTAGGAACAGCTCCTTTCCAACAAAGTCACTAGCTAAGGCGTTAAACATTTAACAAATTACAATAAAACATGGCAATAAAGGCTataaaaattatcaattttCACATGCAACTTGAAAAATACTAACTTCGATATAAAACAAATGAACAGTGCCAAAGGAGATAAAGGAAATAATTAAGTCTCAAAAAATGTTCTAGTAAATAAAACAGTCTCATGAAATGTTTTTCCTGAGGAAGTATTCTGATCCAGAAGAATGTCATAGTTAATTTTTCACCCAACTACACCAATTTTGCTAACTTGACCAAGAAACCAATAACTCAGTCTGATTAAGAAACTCAGTCCATGAGGGAAAAAGATTAAGGATGCCCAAAAAATTGTATCAATACAGCAATTTCAGTAAATTCCCAAAATATAAGCAAGATCCAGTTTAAATTAGCATGGAAATGTAAAATTGTACAACACTTAATTAAAGTAATTGAAAAAAGTACGTACAAATATGGCAAGGCAGTCAGCCACATATAAAAGAATAACGGAACTTTGTAAGCATATACAGAATGTTAAAGCATCTTACTCTTACTAGGACCTTTTTTGGGAATTGATGATGATGAGTCAGCTCTAAAATGTGGGACAGAATATGAAGGACCAGTCTCGACAAACTCAGTCTTAACCCTCTCAACATACCTTACAAGATTACCATGTTCTAAGAGTTTTCTCCGCAGTATTGACATCTCCTGAAAAAACATAGTATTATAGCACATAAGATTTATGTAGTTAAAATCAATCTATAGCATACTTTCAGTAAAGAAACTTTGAAACTTTCCACCAAACATGCTTAGATAACGCCAAAGAAATAACATTACACATGATTTTGGAATACTTGTCTATATGCAATAGTTAAGCTCTACCTATACGTGCTAACAAAATAATGCAAGGATAAACCTTCCACCacaagtataaaaaaaatagaaggggTCAATTGCCTCAATCAGCAAACATGTTAGCCTCATCCCCACAATATCACTGTACATTTTAATTTAGTCAACACAGACACAACAGTGTTTCTCAGAGGGTATCTGAAACAAGTCTAACGATGGAAACATTTTTGACAATAAaccaatattaaactttatatagTTAACTAAATTGGCTCACAGGTAATGCTTGAAGAACAATAAGTGCCTGTCCCAGAAAGATGGCATCTAAACTTGACGGCCTGCAAGGAAAGCATCAAAGGTGAGACAGCATTCTTCCCCTTTTCTTATCTCATTACATTAAAAGTAAAATAACCAAATTTAttattaggaaaaaaaaaacatatttctGAAATTTCCTTTTACATTAAAGGATACAAGTTGGAGCATATTCAGAACAGACCTGTTTTCAAAGAGAAAGTCCTGAGCTCCCAACCTAGTCGACAAAGCTTCATAAGCAATGCCTGCTCTTCTGTAGATCTGTTCATCAACAAAACATTTATCACAACAGAAATTGGCACACTTGCTTTTGCAAcaaaacacacacaaaaaaaagggGAAGGAAAATATGAGGGTGTGGTAGATTAGCAAccaactaaaaaatataaaccTCTTCTCCTTTTTGCTCGGCATTTTCCTTTGTAATCCCCAGTTGCTGCTTAACGCTATGTACTTGTTTCAAAAACAAAACATTTCCAATTGGCCATGGAAGATCAGAACAATATATCGTTTCAGCAGAACTACTATCACTCCCTACCCACAGTTCATACGTGATAGCATCGGCAAGCCAGGAGCTAAGCATTGCTTTAGTAGATATCCATTCAGGAACAGAGTAGAGTTCAGTGTCGAGGTCAATAATGCCGTCTCTTTTTAATCTCTCAATGACTCCACCCTTCTCATTATTGTAGGCCACATAATCACCAGACTCAATGTAAGGAATTTGATCTGACAAAAGGAATTCAAACAATAGTGATtgttattagttatttttatttaaataacttcCGTTAGGAAAAACTTCATACTtcgtacaaaaaaaaaacactgaaAGGCCCAGAAAAACCATAAATTAAGTGTGAAATATCCACCAGTCCCCTCCAATTGAGAACTTTGTCTAGAGCATAATGTGTACAAATTAACTCGGGTTTTCTCTCTTTTGTTTTCATTGTGATAATTCATTGTATTCTTACAATTTATGTACCATGGTTTTCCTCCGCCACAAGTGAGGCTTTAATATTATAGGGGGAGACCAGCCATATGGCCTCCttctcttttttcaaaaaaaaaaaatgtgtacaACTTAACCGCTGGTATACCATCTAGAAACAAGTGAGCAGAAGTATTAATGGCCATACATATGTTACAAAACTATATAGTGCTTAAGAGTGAACTCAAATTAAGTATTATGCTCATGGTACTTCGTCAAGCTCTTAAACCAGGGTTCAAAAGGATCTCAGCAAATGTTCTCACATACAATAGAGAAAGGAGATGCACTTCAACAGCATCAAACTAATGCTACAAAGTGCTTAAAAGCGCACCCAATTTCGAAGTGGAAATCGATAATGATAGACCATCTAGGAGGTCTACACGTGTGCCTAAACAGAATCCAAAGTATTTGTATTAGGAATAACAGCTATATTAGTTTATGCATTTTTTCAGTTgtcttttatttaataaatgagATAGTGGAACTAGTCTTTGAACGTTGCTATGTGTTTCCTGAAGAATAGGGTGCTTCATGCTTAGAATTAGGAATAAGTTGTTGTTctgaatattatatatgtaatcaCCATTGATTAATAAAGGCAGTCATATTTTAAATCATTACTTGGTTTGATTTTCACCCTAAGAAGATCTATAGTTTTCCTGGTTTAATTCTACCTCTGACTGGGACCTATcagataataatttttaattcatAAATGAATATATAATCTAAGATTCCCAATCTAGTACAGCCATCAGGGAACAGATGCTATTTAGGAAAATCATGGTAGTCATCCAGAGACCTTCCGGTCTTCGCAAGACCACACATACTTCTGTTGTGTTCCAGACAACCCAGAAATAACATTAGTTAGCTCCCCAACGCCCAAAATCTTGGACAAAGGATAACATACTTGCGATCCACCACTTCTACAGTGAAGTTATTAATAAAGTGTTTATCTCTAGTCCAAGCA
This Cannabis sativa cultivar Pink pepper isolate KNU-18-1 chromosome 6, ASM2916894v1, whole genome shotgun sequence DNA region includes the following protein-coding sequences:
- the LOC115724928 gene encoding mitochondrial outer membrane import complex protein METAXIN, with the translated sequence MEGVVGEGESYTLVVRKPCFGLPTACPSSLPLYLYLRFANVPFQLDFNLVFPDSDQIPYIESGDYVAYNNEKGGVIERLKRDGIIDLDTELYSVPEWISTKAMLSSWLADAITYELWVGSDSSSAETIYCSDLPWPIGNVLFLKQVHSVKQQLGITKENAEQKGEEIYRRAGIAYEALSTRLGAQDFLFENRPSSLDAIFLGQALIVLQALPEMSILRRKLLEHGNLVRYVERVKTEFVETGPSYSVPHFRADSSSSIPKKGPSKSSKPKSKPKKEKTKEEKTFKRRAKYFLATQLVAVLLFLTLMGRPDDVEVDLDDDDEGYD